A single region of the Oceanotoga teriensis genome encodes:
- the hisS gene encoding histidine--tRNA ligase: MSKFKRIKGTQDIYGEDIKYWDFIEKTMKKVFLKYGFKEIRTPIFESTDLFNRGVGEGTDIVQKEMYTFEDKGGRSITLRPEGTASVVRAYIENSMINFGSPMKLFYNGPMFRYEKPQAGRLRQFYQIGAEVFGTEYPLSDAEVICMINDAFKELGLNNYTIRLNSIGKKESREEYKNILKNYYSDKFDDLCEDCKIRYENNILRLLDCKIDTNYAKNAPSILESLNHEDKMHFDSVKKHLETMDVPFIVDDKIVRGLDYYTQTVFEFIHEGLGAQSTLAAGGRYDNLVSEIGGNSTPAIGFAMGIERLVMALKSENIIIDDCEDIDVYIVNSGESAEFEAVRIARELRDKGIKTFMNISKRGFSSQMKHANKLNASFAVIIGEDEIDKNIVTFKDMESGEQIQVERGWFVNLILEKLANK; encoded by the coding sequence TTGAGTAAGTTTAAAAGAATTAAAGGAACTCAGGATATTTATGGTGAAGATATAAAATATTGGGACTTTATAGAAAAAACTATGAAAAAAGTTTTTTTGAAATATGGGTTTAAAGAAATAAGAACACCAATTTTTGAGAGTACAGATCTTTTTAATAGAGGTGTTGGTGAGGGAACAGATATTGTTCAAAAAGAGATGTATACTTTTGAAGATAAAGGCGGTAGATCTATAACTTTAAGACCAGAAGGTACGGCTTCAGTTGTCAGAGCATATATTGAAAATTCTATGATTAATTTTGGTTCACCAATGAAATTATTTTATAATGGTCCTATGTTTAGATATGAAAAACCCCAAGCTGGTAGATTAAGACAATTTTATCAGATAGGTGCAGAAGTTTTTGGTACTGAATATCCTCTTTCTGATGCTGAAGTTATTTGTATGATAAATGATGCATTTAAAGAATTGGGATTAAATAATTATACTATTAGACTTAATTCTATAGGCAAAAAAGAAAGTCGTGAAGAGTATAAAAATATTTTAAAAAATTATTATTCTGATAAATTCGATGATTTGTGTGAAGATTGTAAAATAAGGTATGAAAATAATATTTTAAGATTACTTGACTGCAAAATAGATACAAATTATGCCAAAAATGCACCATCTATACTTGAGAGTTTAAATCATGAAGATAAAATGCATTTTGATAGTGTAAAAAAACATTTAGAAACTATGGATGTTCCTTTTATAGTTGATGATAAGATTGTTAGAGGTTTGGATTATTATACTCAGACTGTTTTTGAATTTATACATGAAGGTTTAGGTGCACAATCAACTTTAGCTGCTGGTGGAAGATATGATAATTTGGTTTCTGAAATAGGTGGTAATAGTACTCCAGCTATAGGTTTTGCTATGGGTATTGAAAGGCTTGTTATGGCTCTTAAATCTGAAAATATTATTATTGATGATTGTGAAGATATTGATGTATACATAGTTAATTCTGGTGAAAGTGCCGAATTTGAGGCTGTTAGAATAGCTAGAGAACTTAGAGATAAAGGTATTAAAACTTTTATGAATATTTCAAAAAGAGGTTTTTCTTCACAAATGAAACATGCAAATAAACTTAATGCAAGTTTTGCCGTTATTATAGGTGAAGATGAAATAGATAAAAATATAGTTACTTTTAAAGATATGGAAAGTGGAGAACAAATTCAAGTTGAAAGAGGTTGGTTTGTCAATTTGATACTTGAGAAACTTGCAAATAAATAG
- a CDS encoding S1 RNA-binding domain-containing protein: protein MSESIAQGSFVNAKVVDIKKFGAFVEIESGEEGFIHISKVSKKYVKDVTDFLKVGQEITGKVIGKTKDGKYELSLREGDSKSTSDEGAANSENFEKKLTRFLKDSDRKISEYRKHLDKKRKSRRR from the coding sequence GTGAGCGAAAGTATTGCCCAAGGTTCTTTTGTTAACGCCAAAGTTGTTGATATCAAAAAATTTGGTGCTTTTGTAGAGATTGAATCAGGTGAAGAGGGATTTATTCATATTTCTAAGGTTTCTAAGAAATATGTTAAAGACGTGACTGACTTTTTAAAAGTAGGACAAGAGATTACAGGTAAAGTTATCGGTAAAACTAAAGATGGTAAATATGAGTTATCATTAAGGGAAGGCGACTCTAAATCTACAAGTGATGAAGGGGCAGCTAATTCAGAAAATTTTGAAAAGAAATTAACACGCTTTTTAAAAGATTCTGATAGAAAAATTTCTGAATACAGAAAACATTTAGATAAAAAAAGAAAGTCTAGAAGAAGATAA
- the rpmE gene encoding 50S ribosomal protein L31, with product MKNGIHPEMKLITVKCACGAEHKIYSTVDSFRLDVCSECHPFYKGEGAGLLDTEGRIQKFNNRYKNFLKK from the coding sequence ATGAAAAATGGAATACATCCTGAAATGAAACTCATAACTGTTAAATGTGCTTGTGGTGCTGAACACAAGATTTATTCTACAGTTGATTCATTCAGATTGGATGTTTGCTCAGAATGTCACCCTTTCTATAAAGGTGAAGGTGCTGGACTACTTGATACTGAAGGAAGAATTCAGAAATTCAATAACAGATATAAAAACTTCCTCAAGAAGTAA